A window of the Virgibacillus pantothenticus genome harbors these coding sequences:
- a CDS encoding NAD(P)/FAD-dependent oxidoreductase translates to MNKIYDVVIVGAGPSGIGVATLLQQMNCTSYLILEKEEVGASFLRWPEEMRFITPSFPAQGFGQTDLNAIVPKTSPAYTLNMEHPTGEAYAEYLDVVADHFALPIKKGVQVKQIHKKDSIFTIDTTQGIYQSRYVVWAAGQYQYPNLRPFPGAELGVHNSLIPSWRELEGDDFIIIGGYESGIDAAFHLGRFGKKTTIIAKTNTWELDNSDPSIALSTYTYSRVCHLLGSDLLTVVGNTAVTRIEAVSSGYDVYTSSGKVYFTTEKPILATGFIGSTTKIENLVTRGQYDEVLVNEIDESVATSGLFLAGPELRHKDHIFCFIYKFRQRFAIIAETIGYRLNLDLSILEQYQQENFYLKDLSMCGERCQC, encoded by the coding sequence GTGAATAAGATATATGATGTCGTTATTGTAGGAGCTGGACCCTCTGGAATTGGTGTCGCAACTTTGTTACAACAAATGAATTGTACATCTTATTTGATTCTAGAGAAAGAAGAGGTAGGAGCTTCTTTTTTACGATGGCCGGAAGAAATGAGATTTATTACACCTTCTTTTCCAGCGCAGGGATTTGGTCAAACAGATTTAAATGCAATTGTCCCTAAAACTTCACCAGCTTATACGTTAAATATGGAGCATCCTACTGGCGAAGCGTATGCTGAATACCTAGATGTAGTGGCAGATCATTTTGCTCTTCCTATTAAAAAGGGCGTGCAAGTAAAACAAATTCATAAAAAGGATAGTATCTTTACGATAGATACGACACAAGGGATCTACCAAAGTCGCTATGTCGTTTGGGCAGCAGGACAATACCAATATCCTAATTTACGACCTTTCCCTGGTGCAGAACTTGGTGTACACAATAGTCTGATTCCATCTTGGCGGGAACTAGAAGGCGATGATTTCATTATCATCGGAGGCTATGAAAGTGGTATAGATGCGGCATTTCACTTAGGACGTTTCGGCAAAAAAACTACTATTATAGCTAAAACGAATACTTGGGAGCTAGACAATAGTGATCCAAGCATAGCCCTTTCCACTTACACATATAGTCGTGTTTGTCATTTATTAGGATCCGATTTGTTAACAGTTGTTGGCAATACAGCCGTCACACGAATAGAAGCCGTATCTTCAGGATATGACGTCTATACAAGTAGCGGAAAAGTTTATTTTACAACGGAAAAACCAATATTAGCCACTGGCTTCATTGGTAGCACAACTAAGATAGAAAATTTAGTGACACGTGGTCAATATGATGAAGTACTTGTCAATGAAATAGATGAATCTGTGGCAACTTCTGGTCTATTTCTAGCAGGGCCGGAACTTCGGCACAAAGACCATATTTTTTGTTTTATTTATAAATTTCGCCAGCGGTTTGCAATAATAGCAGAAACGATCGGCTATCGGTTAAACTTGGATTTATCGATTTTAGAGCAGTATCAGCAAGAAAACTTTTATCTTAAAGATCTTTCGATGTGTGGGGAGAGGTGTCAATGTTAG
- a CDS encoding CobW family GTP-binding protein, producing the protein MSQKQTIPVTILTGFLGAGKTTLLNNLLKGMSEQKVAVIINEFGDTSIDSHLVVSTREEIIEINSGCICCNVRGDLINILSILIAQEEKIDRVIIETTGMANPAPVIQTFLMDEKTGKSFEIDSVITMVDAKHIWQHLKEEEPGKQIAFADILLINKMDLITANEKIKLEQQLVNMNPHAKRVYTTYANVNIQDLIGKKSFDLGNLLKIDPKLLVETHHHHHNDQVTSFVFREGRPLDLEKVNRWFAYLVHFKGENLYRYKGVLHINHLEKRVVFQGVHMLFAGTEGTEWADNEPRQSEIVFIGKHLDYQELAKGFQYCLA; encoded by the coding sequence TTGTCACAGAAACAAACCATTCCGGTAACAATTTTAACTGGTTTTTTAGGTGCAGGAAAAACAACATTGCTCAATAACTTGTTAAAAGGTATGTCAGAACAAAAAGTTGCTGTCATCATTAATGAATTTGGTGACACATCAATCGATAGTCACTTAGTGGTATCAACGAGGGAAGAAATTATCGAAATTAACAGTGGTTGTATTTGCTGTAATGTACGAGGCGATTTAATCAACATATTAAGTATTTTGATCGCACAGGAAGAAAAAATCGACCGTGTTATTATTGAGACAACAGGTATGGCTAATCCAGCTCCGGTCATTCAAACCTTTTTGATGGATGAAAAAACAGGCAAGTCATTTGAAATTGACAGTGTGATTACGATGGTGGATGCCAAGCATATATGGCAACATTTAAAGGAAGAAGAACCTGGGAAGCAAATCGCTTTTGCTGATATTCTGTTGATAAATAAAATGGATTTGATTACTGCGAATGAAAAAATTAAGCTGGAACAACAGCTGGTCAACATGAATCCACATGCGAAGCGTGTTTATACTACATATGCAAATGTAAACATTCAAGATTTAATAGGAAAAAAATCCTTTGATTTAGGTAATTTATTAAAAATAGATCCAAAACTATTAGTAGAAACGCATCACCATCATCATAATGATCAAGTCACTTCTTTTGTTTTTCGAGAAGGTCGTCCTCTCGATTTAGAAAAAGTGAATAGATGGTTCGCCTATTTAGTCCACTTTAAAGGAGAAAATTTATATCGTTATAAAGGAGTACTCCATATAAATCACCTAGAGAAACGAGTCGTTTTTCAAGGTGTACATATGCTGTTTGCAGGTACAGAGGGGACTGAATGGGCAGATAATGAACCGCGTCAAAGTGAGATAGTATTTATTGGGAAGCATTTAGATTATCAAGAACTAGCAAAAGGCTTTCAATATTGTCTTGCTTAA
- the rpsN gene encoding 30S ribosomal protein S14, which yields MAKKSKIAKEKKRQKMVEQYATLRKELKAKGDYEAIRKLPRDSSPTRLKNRCEVTGRPRGYMRKFNMSRIAFREYAHKGQIPGVKKASW from the coding sequence ATGGCAAAAAAGTCTAAAATTGCAAAAGAGAAAAAACGCCAGAAGATGGTTGAACAATATGCTACCTTGAGAAAAGAGTTAAAAGCAAAAGGTGATTATGAAGCAATTCGTAAATTACCACGAGATTCTTCTCCAACTCGCTTGAAAAATCGCTGTGAAGTTACAGGCAGACCACGTGGCTACATGCGAAAGTTCAATATGTCACGTATTGCCTTTAGAGAATATGCTCATAAAGGGCAAATACCAGGTGTGAAAAAAGCTAGCTGGTAG
- a CDS encoding transposase, producing MTGRAVTEDSIGVNQFKIDPETRKITRCPQGHQPIFSLYDEIKETHTAKFYKEHCQNCPLFERCQVKEQKRAYHISFSENKIRTDQTRSKMGTDRHRELSNYRAGVEGVPSVLKRAYRLEHLPVRGQVRSKIWIFASIIAQNFKRCRKYIKRSGLPTFMLRIFRKKFAIKRILITKTAL from the coding sequence ATGACCGGTCGAGCTGTTACAGAAGATTCTATTGGTGTAAATCAATTTAAAATAGACCCGGAAACCCGGAAAATTACACGATGCCCCCAAGGCCATCAACCTATTTTTTCCTTGTACGATGAGATAAAAGAGACACATACTGCAAAATTTTATAAAGAACATTGTCAGAACTGTCCACTATTCGAACGATGCCAAGTGAAAGAGCAAAAACGTGCCTATCATATTTCGTTTAGTGAAAACAAAATCCGCACAGACCAGACACGTTCCAAAATGGGTACAGATCGCCACCGGGAACTATCTAATTATCGCGCAGGTGTGGAAGGCGTACCATCCGTCTTAAAACGGGCATATCGATTAGAGCATTTGCCTGTCAGGGGACAAGTGCGCTCAAAAATCTGGATTTTTGCCTCCATCATCGCCCAAAACTTCAAAAGATGCAGGAAATACATCAAAAGGAGTGGTCTTCCCACTTTTATGCTTCGTATATTTCGAAAAAAATTTGCGATCAAAAGAATTTTGATCACAAAGACAGCACTCTAA
- a CDS encoding cupin domain-containing protein yields the protein MAEKASYLHDKDVKDFTKDIQQYNLGPLWEAIPEVMNKNPEPHAQAYLWSSELIEKKLTEAAQIFTPERGGERRAIYFQNPGLTYRKPWGQVSTTQTLYAAVQLLLPGEEAPSHRHTQSALRFITEGEGAYTIVQGERIFMEEGDFLITPKNLWHGHGHLGNKPMIWMDALDIPTTYNIGGTFFEPYEDGLQQPNVPDNFSEKRYRGGMVRPVGDDKYDVAPLANYKWSRTVDAIKGLMEFDPDPNYGFAVDYMNPTTGKSANPTMGTRMQFLPKEFNTKSLRHTHSTIYHAYKGSGYTIINGVRFDWKAGDYFVVPNWAWYEHVPAEDSYLFSVNDIPIMDRFELERVEQYERNNGHQTVTGEFKPDFR from the coding sequence ATGGCTGAAAAGGCAAGTTATCTTCACGATAAAGATGTAAAGGATTTCACGAAGGATATTCAGCAATATAACCTTGGACCATTATGGGAAGCAATTCCTGAAGTGATGAATAAAAATCCAGAACCTCACGCACAAGCTTATTTATGGTCTAGTGAACTAATTGAGAAGAAATTGACAGAAGCAGCGCAAATCTTTACTCCAGAACGTGGAGGTGAACGACGAGCCATCTACTTCCAAAACCCTGGGTTAACCTATCGTAAGCCTTGGGGGCAGGTTTCAACAACGCAAACATTATATGCTGCGGTCCAGCTTCTTTTGCCGGGAGAAGAAGCTCCATCACATCGCCACACGCAAAGTGCTCTTCGGTTTATTACAGAAGGTGAAGGTGCTTACACGATTGTTCAAGGGGAAAGGATTTTTATGGAAGAAGGAGATTTCCTCATTACACCAAAAAATCTTTGGCATGGTCACGGTCATTTAGGAAACAAGCCAATGATTTGGATGGACGCTTTGGATATACCGACTACTTACAATATTGGTGGTACTTTTTTTGAACCATATGAAGATGGCTTACAGCAACCTAATGTCCCAGATAATTTCTCTGAAAAACGATACAGAGGTGGGATGGTAAGGCCTGTAGGAGATGATAAATATGATGTCGCCCCATTAGCAAACTATAAATGGAGTCGTACTGTTGATGCAATTAAAGGTTTGATGGAATTTGACCCTGATCCAAATTATGGATTTGCAGTAGATTATATGAATCCAACTACAGGTAAATCAGCAAATCCAACAATGGGAACAAGAATGCAATTTCTACCAAAAGAGTTTAATACAAAATCACTGCGTCATACCCATTCTACTATTTATCATGCTTACAAAGGATCGGGTTATACCATTATAAATGGTGTGCGATTCGATTGGAAAGCAGGCGACTATTTTGTTGTGCCAAATTGGGCATGGTATGAGCATGTACCAGCAGAGGATTCCTACCTATTTTCAGTTAATGACATTCCTATCATGGATCGCTTTGAACTAGAAAGGGTAGAACAGTACGAGCGCAACAATGGGCATCAAACAGTTACTGGAGAATTTAAACCGGATTTCAGGTAA
- a CDS encoding DinB family protein: protein MASTKVEGYVESIHQSLDNILSIVSYLSEDMIRWKPSRDEWSILQILSHVGESTLFWLDEMDRVLEKPGTEWGRGLGHSGRLAAVEAPDKLTIDDAIAKVNGLKEEVTNRLSKVSEDRLTEENPHRNFGKFGNKPISFLIEHFLVEHVEGHYNQIQRNLTKLSEETIK from the coding sequence ATGGCGAGCACAAAAGTAGAAGGTTATGTGGAATCCATTCATCAATCTCTCGATAACATATTATCAATTGTAAGCTATTTATCAGAAGATATGATTCGATGGAAGCCATCCAGGGATGAATGGTCTATTTTGCAAATCTTATCTCATGTTGGAGAGTCTACTCTCTTCTGGTTAGACGAAATGGACAGAGTCCTTGAAAAACCAGGTACTGAATGGGGAAGAGGATTAGGCCATTCAGGGCGGTTAGCTGCAGTTGAAGCACCAGATAAATTAACGATTGATGATGCTATAGCTAAAGTAAACGGATTAAAAGAAGAAGTAACTAATCGGCTATCGAAGGTAAGTGAAGATAGGTTAACAGAAGAAAATCCACATAGAAACTTCGGAAAATTCGGAAACAAACCGATTTCATTTTTAATTGAGCATTTTTTAGTGGAGCATGTAGAGGGGCACTATAACCAGATCCAACGTAATCTAACGAAGCTAAGTGAAGAAACAATCAAATAA
- a CDS encoding fumarylacetoacetate hydrolase family protein — protein sequence MKLITYKVNGYVRIGAFIDEDTIIDLNYAYQAQLQSEGKYRYREIAEAFVPPAMEAFLQGGKESLEIAKKATNFALEIPAYQHKLVYKKEEIKVEAPLNKPGKMICVGHNYREHILEMGRELPSHPVVFSKFANTIIGPEDDIPYYPLSEQLDYEAEFAFVVGKQARNVLEEDALDYVAGYTIVNDVTYRDIQRRTLQWLQGKAVDGSAPMGPWLVTSDELTDPSGLEMVLTVNGEERQRSNTKNLVFTVQKLVTFLSNLMTLEPGDIVLTGTPGGVGVARDPQVFLKDGDVVTIEVDRIGVLKNKVALQQGGDV from the coding sequence ATGAAACTTATTACGTATAAAGTGAATGGTTACGTGAGGATTGGAGCATTTATTGATGAAGATACGATAATTGATCTAAATTATGCATATCAAGCACAGTTACAAAGTGAAGGGAAATATCGCTATAGAGAAATTGCGGAGGCGTTTGTTCCCCCTGCAATGGAAGCATTTTTGCAAGGTGGAAAAGAAAGCTTGGAAATAGCCAAAAAAGCGACTAATTTTGCTTTAGAAATTCCAGCATATCAGCATAAACTTGTTTACAAAAAAGAAGAAATAAAGGTGGAAGCACCGTTAAACAAACCTGGAAAAATGATTTGTGTAGGTCATAATTATCGAGAACATATTTTAGAAATGGGGAGAGAACTCCCATCACACCCAGTCGTTTTCTCTAAATTCGCCAACACTATTATTGGTCCAGAAGATGATATTCCCTATTATCCTCTATCAGAACAACTAGATTATGAGGCTGAGTTTGCTTTTGTAGTCGGAAAACAGGCGCGAAATGTACTTGAAGAAGATGCATTAGACTATGTGGCCGGTTACACCATTGTCAACGATGTAACATATAGAGATATCCAACGTCGAACGCTTCAGTGGCTGCAAGGAAAAGCGGTAGATGGAAGCGCTCCAATGGGTCCGTGGTTAGTTACGTCTGATGAACTTACAGACCCATCAGGCTTAGAGATGGTACTGACAGTAAATGGTGAAGAACGCCAACGTTCCAATACTAAAAACCTCGTATTTACCGTGCAAAAGCTTGTAACGTTCTTATCTAACTTGATGACACTAGAGCCAGGGGACATTGTACTTACTGGAACTCCAGGGGGTGTAGGTGTGGCACGTGATCCACAGGTATTTTTAAAAGACGGGGACGTTGTCACGATTGAAGTAGATCGTATTGGGGTCCTTAAAAATAAAGTTGCTCTACAACAAGGAGGGGACGTATAA
- a CDS encoding FAD-dependent oxidoreductase, protein MEAKKYDVIVVGAGPVGLTAGLALRRKGISCAVIEASEKGEPRPGSRAIFLHHASLELLEQTAPGLGFDLARNGVIWPIKRTFYKGKEVYVRNYGVTDNQSRAKLPHFTSLHQHEIESNIYRKCVEAGVEFIYGQLIELVDITKAGVKLMTDQGEKYEAKYAIGCDGARSVVRNQAGLKLEGPRTKDTFLVIDLEEDEEEPLPIERVFHYHHPAMGGRNVMHVPFKNGWRVDLQLLAADDVEEWASLEGVKQWLPKVMDEKYADRITWVSSYQFHQVVADSFTDEKRRILLAGEAAHLFAPFGARGLNSGIPDALIAVRGIERALSCNSEGSRRKAIEDAAKERRIAAKWNRDASTTALHHIQGDSKEMNMKRDLAASLVSLVPRLGRWLDEGPYGPKFGPPELTTKY, encoded by the coding sequence ATGGAAGCAAAAAAATATGATGTTATAGTTGTTGGCGCTGGCCCAGTTGGTCTGACAGCGGGGCTTGCATTGAGAAGGAAGGGAATTTCATGTGCAGTAATTGAAGCTTCTGAAAAAGGAGAACCACGTCCAGGAAGTCGTGCTATTTTTCTTCATCATGCATCATTAGAGTTATTAGAACAAACAGCACCAGGTCTTGGTTTTGATTTGGCTAGAAATGGCGTCATTTGGCCAATCAAACGTACCTTTTACAAAGGGAAAGAAGTATATGTCCGAAATTATGGCGTCACGGATAATCAAAGTAGAGCGAAGCTACCTCACTTTACTTCGTTGCATCAACATGAAATAGAGAGCAATATCTACCGTAAATGTGTAGAAGCGGGTGTGGAATTTATTTACGGTCAGCTAATTGAGCTTGTAGATATAACAAAAGCTGGTGTGAAGCTTATGACTGATCAAGGAGAAAAATATGAGGCGAAATATGCTATTGGCTGTGATGGGGCTCGTTCCGTTGTACGTAATCAAGCAGGCCTGAAATTAGAAGGTCCACGTACAAAGGATACTTTTTTAGTCATTGATTTAGAGGAAGACGAGGAAGAGCCATTACCGATTGAACGAGTGTTTCATTATCATCATCCAGCAATGGGCGGTCGTAACGTGATGCATGTTCCATTTAAGAATGGCTGGCGTGTCGATCTGCAATTGTTGGCTGCTGATGATGTCGAGGAATGGGCTAGTTTAGAAGGTGTAAAGCAATGGCTTCCAAAAGTAATGGATGAAAAGTATGCAGACCGGATAACATGGGTATCTTCTTATCAATTCCATCAGGTTGTAGCTGATTCCTTTACGGATGAAAAAAGAAGAATCCTTTTGGCTGGGGAAGCAGCTCATTTATTTGCTCCATTTGGGGCGCGTGGTCTTAACTCTGGTATTCCGGATGCACTTATAGCAGTTAGGGGAATTGAAAGAGCTTTGTCTTGCAATAGTGAAGGAAGCAGGCGTAAAGCTATTGAAGATGCAGCGAAAGAAAGAAGAATTGCTGCTAAATGGAATCGAGATGCTTCTACAACAGCACTTCACCATATTCAAGGTGATTCTAAAGAAATGAACATGAAGCGTGATTTAGCAGCATCACTTGTTTCACTTGTTCCTCGGTTAGGTCGTTGGTTGGATGAAGGGCCATATGGTCCTAAATTTGGACCGCCAGAACTAACCACGAAATATTAA
- a CDS encoding IclR family transcriptional regulator, whose product MPKNQKRTSSLENALALLSLFTMNEPELSVTSVSKKLFISKSTAHRLLSSLVQEGFVYKDARTRLYSLGASVLSLVNIVNSQIHISTEVIPLLNLLVEKTKESAHLSILDHQQTVYIQTIKGVYPCKDQINLGTQRPSYYTAAGQAIIAYHPELYDDLMIDLYTCTSNPVKLPSSFKQRMASIASKGYAISNGEWVKGVTELAVPVYKKHTDVIASISITANSDRITSPTIQKRYIRLLQHAAGELQKMIQLRRIEKDAKR is encoded by the coding sequence ATGCCTAAAAACCAAAAAAGAACTTCATCATTGGAAAACGCTTTAGCATTGTTATCACTATTTACCATGAATGAACCAGAGCTAAGTGTTACATCTGTTTCTAAGAAGCTATTTATATCAAAAAGTACTGCACACAGATTACTTTCTTCATTAGTACAAGAGGGCTTTGTTTACAAAGATGCGAGAACGAGATTATACAGTCTAGGTGCCTCAGTCCTTTCGTTAGTAAACATTGTTAATTCACAGATTCATATTTCAACGGAAGTAATTCCCTTATTAAATCTTCTTGTTGAAAAAACAAAGGAAAGTGCTCATCTATCCATTTTAGATCATCAACAAACTGTTTATATTCAAACAATCAAGGGAGTCTACCCTTGTAAAGATCAGATCAACCTTGGGACACAAAGACCCTCTTACTATACTGCAGCTGGGCAAGCGATTATTGCCTATCACCCTGAGCTTTACGATGACTTAATGATAGATTTATATACTTGTACGTCTAATCCGGTAAAGTTGCCATCTTCTTTTAAACAAAGAATGGCTTCGATTGCATCGAAGGGATATGCGATTAGTAATGGAGAATGGGTAAAAGGAGTAACGGAGTTAGCTGTCCCTGTTTACAAGAAACATACGGATGTTATCGCCTCCATAAGCATTACTGCAAATAGCGATAGAATCACCTCACCAACCATCCAAAAACGATATATCCGACTACTTCAGCATGCGGCAGGTGAGCTTCAAAAAATGATCCAGCTGAGGAGAATTGAAAAAGATGCGAAAAGATAA
- a CDS encoding IclR family transcriptional regulator: protein MRKDKEILSSVTNAMRILRLYHTKQRELSFTEIKKKLQFTQGNASRLIAILVKEGFLTKNPRTNHYRLGLSILSLGGAIFSHHEMYREALPIIKDISKSLKETVHLCLMENEKIVYLFRSERKPHPDRLVTQIGRTSPIHCTSEGLCILAFQSKDVIQEFLSKPLYAYTPYTITDAKTLTNCLIEIRKKDYCYLESTYYEGYTSIAVPIRSHTEEVVASLSVIGHSSRFTTDKLNTIITQMKDAGDEISNQLGYI, encoded by the coding sequence ATGCGAAAAGATAAGGAAATTTTATCTTCGGTTACTAACGCGATGCGTATTTTACGGTTATATCATACTAAACAACGAGAATTAAGTTTTACGGAAATAAAAAAGAAGCTTCAGTTCACGCAAGGAAATGCCAGTCGTCTTATTGCTATATTGGTAAAAGAAGGGTTTCTCACTAAAAATCCGAGGACCAACCATTATCGCCTTGGGTTGTCGATTTTAAGCTTGGGTGGGGCAATTTTTAGTCATCATGAAATGTACAGAGAGGCTCTCCCTATTATTAAAGATATTTCTAAAAGCTTAAAAGAGACCGTTCATCTATGCCTCATGGAAAATGAAAAAATAGTCTATCTTTTCCGGAGTGAACGTAAGCCACACCCTGATCGATTAGTAACACAAATTGGAAGAACCAGTCCTATTCATTGCACAAGTGAAGGCCTCTGTATTTTGGCCTTTCAAAGTAAGGATGTTATCCAAGAATTCTTATCAAAGCCGCTATATGCCTATACCCCCTACACCATCACTGATGCAAAAACACTTACTAATTGTTTAATTGAAATTAGAAAAAAAGATTATTGTTATTTGGAATCTACCTATTATGAAGGATATACAAGTATTGCGGTTCCAATTCGTAGTCACACAGAGGAAGTTGTTGCATCCCTTTCTGTGATTGGCCATTCTAGTCGATTCACGACAGATAAGCTAAATACAATTATTACACAAATGAAGGACGCCGGAGATGAAATTTCGAACCAATTGGGGTATATCTAG
- a CDS encoding solute carrier family 23 protein: protein MSVYKRKDGDVQPYWSLGKYQLRLPFIHYRLEISELIQGLVIFTIGLSMIEIMTSVLGMSYEAALAIAILNHFLMLIPSAFGVPFVSGFITPLIPVLTVFLGNFAPGSEAVRALISVQLVTAVIFLLLGLTGLGKKFIISLPNSLKAGILIGAGIGAIMGEIESGGRVVTTPISLIIGGMLCLYIMFSLHFKRLYEQSKIIKKIANYGIVPAIIVAMVIGWVVGEYPTPKIEWGITVPNLSELWSVTPFVVGFPDLNLLIAAIPTAILAYIIAYGDIVVGDNLIKRASESRKDEKIAYDLNQVHHLTFIRGILNALFVPHPGLAGPIFTAGTASVAERYTFGKKAMQSIFSGTNSLLISLTLAIFILPLVTLFQPFLPIALSITLILTGYLCINVGVQQVKSEEEIGVAVVMAIVLALYGAAYGLIMGAVLYFVIQHGGFRFKKRATEINNDREVM from the coding sequence ATGTCTGTTTATAAACGAAAGGATGGCGACGTACAGCCATATTGGTCGTTAGGTAAGTATCAATTAAGGCTGCCGTTCATTCACTACCGCTTGGAAATATCGGAATTAATTCAAGGATTAGTTATCTTTACAATTGGGTTAAGTATGATAGAAATCATGACAAGTGTCTTGGGAATGTCATATGAAGCAGCATTAGCTATAGCAATTCTAAATCACTTTTTAATGTTAATACCTTCTGCATTTGGTGTTCCGTTTGTTTCTGGATTTATTACGCCCTTAATACCCGTATTAACGGTATTTCTTGGAAATTTTGCACCTGGATCAGAAGCTGTACGGGCGTTGATCTCTGTACAGTTGGTTACGGCAGTTATTTTCCTGTTATTAGGTTTGACAGGATTAGGAAAGAAATTCATTATTTCCTTACCTAACTCTTTAAAAGCAGGTATCTTAATTGGCGCTGGAATTGGAGCAATTATGGGAGAAATTGAATCTGGTGGACGTGTAGTGACAACCCCGATAAGTTTAATCATTGGAGGAATGTTATGCTTATATATTATGTTTTCCCTTCATTTTAAAAGATTGTATGAACAAAGCAAAATCATTAAAAAGATTGCCAATTATGGGATCGTTCCTGCCATCATCGTAGCGATGGTAATAGGTTGGGTAGTTGGAGAATATCCTACGCCCAAAATAGAATGGGGGATTACCGTTCCTAATCTATCCGAATTATGGAGTGTTACTCCGTTTGTTGTTGGGTTCCCTGATTTGAACTTATTGATTGCAGCAATCCCGACAGCCATACTAGCTTACATTATTGCTTATGGAGATATTGTCGTTGGGGATAATCTAATCAAACGTGCAAGCGAATCGAGAAAGGATGAAAAGATTGCCTATGATTTAAATCAAGTCCATCATCTAACGTTCATTCGTGGGATTTTAAATGCATTATTTGTTCCGCATCCGGGTCTTGCCGGTCCTATATTTACAGCTGGTACGGCTTCTGTAGCAGAAAGATATACGTTTGGAAAGAAAGCCATGCAATCCATTTTCTCTGGAACGAATTCTTTGTTGATCTCATTAACATTAGCTATTTTTATTTTACCATTGGTTACATTGTTCCAACCATTTTTGCCAATTGCTTTATCCATTACCCTTATTTTAACCGGCTACCTATGTATTAACGTTGGTGTTCAACAGGTAAAATCGGAGGAAGAAATTGGAGTTGCAGTGGTGATGGCTATCGTACTTGCGTTATATGGAGCTGCTTATGGATTAATTATGGGGGCAGTGCTTTATTTTGTCATACAGCATGGAGGCTTTCGCTTTAAAAAGAGAGCTACCGAAATTAACAATGATAGAGAAGTGATGTAA
- a CDS encoding acyl-CoA thioesterase codes for MKHIHRFKVYFGDTDAAGIVYYPNFYKWMDQASAELVAKAVLPTSRLYKEEKILLPLLEAFCKFQSPLFFEDIVDVHSEVTEINSKTFRVEHVFKREEEFIAKGYEIKAWTRKKEEKLKAEPIPNDIRKKLGFDVESTIS; via the coding sequence GTGAAACATATCCATCGCTTTAAAGTCTATTTTGGTGATACGGATGCAGCAGGAATTGTATATTATCCAAATTTTTATAAGTGGATGGATCAAGCTTCTGCTGAATTAGTTGCGAAGGCAGTTCTTCCAACTTCTAGGTTATATAAAGAAGAAAAAATCTTACTTCCTTTATTAGAAGCATTTTGTAAATTCCAGTCTCCATTATTTTTTGAAGATATAGTAGATGTACATTCGGAGGTAACTGAAATCAATAGTAAAACATTTCGCGTGGAACATGTGTTTAAACGTGAAGAAGAATTTATCGCCAAGGGGTATGAGATAAAAGCCTGGACAAGGAAAAAAGAGGAAAAGTTAAAAGCAGAGCCTATTCCTAATGACATAAGAAAGAAATTAGGATTTGATGTAGAGTCAACAATTTCTTGA